The DNA segment TTCGGGGGCGAGCAGTCGTTCGAGATGACCACACCCGTGCGATCAGACGTGAGCGACGACGCAGGGCGGCGGGAACACGACACACCCACGGCAGCTACCGGCCGCGTTCGGCTCTCGTTCTACCTGCCCTCGTCCGTCGATCCGGAGTCGGCACCGGACCCGACGGATCCGTCCGTCTCGCTGGCGGTCGATCCACCGAGAACGGTCGCCGTGAAACGCTTCTCGTGGTTCACACCTGCCTGGCGCGTCGACCGGCTGGAACGCGCCCTGCTACGAACGGTCGACCGTGCGGGGTACGAACCCGTCGACGGCCCGTTCCTGTTGCGCTACAACGATCCGTGGACGCCGCCGTTCATGCGACGCAACGAAGTGGCCGTCGAGATCGAGGTGTCCAGCTAAGAGATTTCTGTGCGGTGAGGTGGAAGAGAAAGAGAGAGAGTGTGTGAGAGTGAAAGAGAGAGAGAGTGTGTGAGAGTGAAAGAGAGAGAGAGTGTGTGAGAGTGAAAGAGAGAGAGAGTGTGTGTGAGAGTGAAAGAGAGAGAGAGTGTGTGAGAGTGAAAGAGAGAGAGAGAGTGTGTGAGAGTGTGTGAGAGCCGGCTGCGGACGTATTCACAGGGGGT comes from the Halovivax cerinus genome and includes:
- a CDS encoding SOUL family heme-binding protein; amino-acid sequence: MRPRSKAALVGGLALAGWMAWGAYTTRSTESVPYAHRRSVDGLEIRTYPRTVRVETTASNQRTAFRRLYRYITGENEGTSTVSMTRPVETRDEQSFGGEQSFEMTTPVRSDVSDDAGRREHDTPTAATGRVRLSFYLPSSVDPESAPDPTDPSVSLAVDPPRTVAVKRFSWFTPAWRVDRLERALLRTVDRAGYEPVDGPFLLRYNDPWTPPFMRRNEVAVEIEVSS